A genomic window from Carassius auratus strain Wakin chromosome 45, ASM336829v1, whole genome shotgun sequence includes:
- the LOC113062754 gene encoding polyprenol reductase-like isoform X2: protein MRVEPKILSICLTRYLQATGRQYEAAAMLQHIAIVNVIWFLLALCFIIAFFLYKFSLKLPRSLERVFQNLIRYGKTKEDIKIPNWQLLFDVSKRCFYHFYAVSVMWNGLLLLFSLRSVVMSEALPDWLINALWCLTGRPRDAWKELHLSILLLQVLLWIHSFRRLLECLFVSVFSNVPGPLFNQLTWHQVIGTLLFIWASLLQNRSLSLLAKMRTDSSGKVETLAHKMPCGGWFNLVSCPHYLAELLIYLAMSVCCGCSSLTWWLVVLYVLCNQALAAQLCHDYYRSKFEMYPHQRKAFIPFVL, encoded by the exons ATGCGAGTGGAACCTAAAATACTTAGTATTTGTTTGACTCGGTATCTTCAAGCGACAGGACGGCAGTATGAAGCTGCGGCGATGCTTCAACACATAGCAATAGTTAATGTTATATGGTTTTTGCTAGCGTTGTGTTTTATAATAGCCTTTTTTCTCTATAAGTTTTCACTGAAACTGCCTCGCAGCCTCGAGCGCGTCTTTCAGAATTTAATCCGTTATGGAAAAACTAAAGAAGACATCAAGATACCAAACTGGCAGCTCCTTTTTGACGTATCAAAGAG GTGTTTCTATCATTTCTACGCGGTGTCTGTCATGTGGAATGGGCTCCTCCTACTATTCTCCTTACGTTCTGTCGTCATGAGTGAGGCTCTCCCTGATTGGCTAATTAACGCGCTTTGGTGTTTGACTGGCAGACCAAGAGATGCTTGGAAAG AACTACATCTCTCCATTCTACTTTTACAAGTGCTGCTATGGATCCATTCCTTCAGACGGCTATTGGAGTGCCTGTTTGTCAGCGTATTTTCTAACG TCCCAGGGCCTCTCTTTAATCAGCTAACTTGGCATCAGGTGATCGGGACTCTTCTTTTCATCTGGGCATCTCTCCTCCAGAACCGGTCCCTCTCGCTGCTGGCTAAGATGAGGACTGACAGCTCAG GTAAAGTAGAGACCCTGGCCCACAAGATGCCATGTGGGGGCTGGTTTAATCTGGTCTCTTGTCCACATTACCTGGCTGAGCTTCTGATTTATCTTGCCATGAGTGTTTGTTGTGGCTGCAGTTCTCTGACCTGGTGGCTGGTGGTACTGTATGTACTCTGTAACCAGGCACTGGCTGCACAGCTCTGTCATGATTACTACAGGAGCAAGTTTGAGATGTATCCGCATCAACGCAAAGCTTTTATTCCTTTTGTCCTGTGA
- the LOC113062754 gene encoding polyprenol reductase-like isoform X1 — translation MLQHIAIVNVIWFLLALCFIIAFFLYKFSLKLPRSLERVFQNLIRYGKTKEDIKIPNWQLLFDVSKRCFYHFYAVSVMWNGLLLLFSLRSVVMSEALPDWLINALWCLTGRPRDAWKELHLSILLLQVLLWIHSFRRLLECLFVSVFSNGVINVVQYAFGLGYYVLLGLTVLSINASLPQSVPGPLFNQLTWHQVIGTLLFIWASLLQNRSLSLLAKMRTDSSGKVETLAHKMPCGGWFNLVSCPHYLAELLIYLAMSVCCGCSSLTWWLVVLYVLCNQALAAQLCHDYYRSKFEMYPHQRKAFIPFVL, via the exons ATGCTTCAACACATAGCAATAGTTAATGTTATATGGTTTTTGCTAGCGTTGTGTTTTATAATAGCCTTTTTTCTCTATAAGTTTTCACTGAAACTGCCTCGCAGCCTCGAGCGCGTCTTTCAGAATTTAATCCGTTATGGAAAAACTAAAGAAGACATCAAGATACCAAACTGGCAGCTCCTTTTTGACGTATCAAAGAG GTGTTTCTATCATTTCTACGCGGTGTCTGTCATGTGGAATGGGCTCCTCCTACTATTCTCCTTACGTTCTGTCGTCATGAGTGAGGCTCTCCCTGATTGGCTAATTAACGCGCTTTGGTGTTTGACTGGCAGACCAAGAGATGCTTGGAAAG AACTACATCTCTCCATTCTACTTTTACAAGTGCTGCTATGGATCCATTCCTTCAGACGGCTATTGGAGTGCCTGTTTGTCAGCGTATTTTCTAACGGTGTGATCAATGTAGTCCAATATGCATTTGGTTTGGGTTACTATGTCCTACTTGGTCTAACTGTCCTGTCTATAAATGCCTCTCTGCCACAGTCAG TCCCAGGGCCTCTCTTTAATCAGCTAACTTGGCATCAGGTGATCGGGACTCTTCTTTTCATCTGGGCATCTCTCCTCCAGAACCGGTCCCTCTCGCTGCTGGCTAAGATGAGGACTGACAGCTCAG GTAAAGTAGAGACCCTGGCCCACAAGATGCCATGTGGGGGCTGGTTTAATCTGGTCTCTTGTCCACATTACCTGGCTGAGCTTCTGATTTATCTTGCCATGAGTGTTTGTTGTGGCTGCAGTTCTCTGACCTGGTGGCTGGTGGTACTGTATGTACTCTGTAACCAGGCACTGGCTGCACAGCTCTGTCATGATTACTACAGGAGCAAGTTTGAGATGTATCCGCATCAACGCAAAGCTTTTATTCCTTTTGTCCTGTGA
- the LOC113063323 gene encoding transmembrane protein 165, translated as MLLRAGERYGGGRLICFIIVLNAVLFSGGVTATQEENKVIQEQPAELQKATVGLAPGPAVRADELNKGNLGFIHAFVAALSVIIVSELGDKTFFIAAIMAMRYNRLTVLVGAMLALGLMTCLSVLFGYATTIIPRIYTYYISTALFAIFGLRMLREGLRMSADEGQEELEEVQAEIKKKDEELQRYKLANGAPDVEAGTATMLPQRKWHSLISPIFIQALTLTFLAEWGDRSQLATIVLAAREDPFGVAVGGTLGHCLCTGLAVIGGRMVAQKISVRTVTIIGGIVFLAFAFSALFIKPDSGF; from the exons ATGCTTCTCCGGGCCGGAGAGCGGTATGGCGGCGGCCGGTTGATATGCTTCATTATTGTATTGAACGCCGTGTTGTTTTCAGGCGGAGTTACAGCAACTCAAGAAGAGAATAAAGTCATTCAGGAGCAGCCCGCGGAG CTGCAGAAGGCCACCGTCGGTCTCGCACCCGGCCCGGCAGTGAGAGCCGATGAACTCAATAAAGGAAACCTGGGCTTTATTCATGCCTTTGTGGCAGCCCTCTCAGTCATCATTGTCTCTGAACTGGGAGACAAGACGTTCTTCATCGCAGCCATCATGGCTATGCGCTACAATCGCCTCACTGTTTTGGTGGGCGCCATGTTGGCTCTGGGACTCATGACGTGTCTGTCAG TCCTGTTTGGTTATGCCACCACCATTATCCCACGGATCTATACCTACTACATATCGACAGCGCTGTTTGCCATATTTGGTTTGAGGATGCTGAGGGAGGGACTGAGGATGAGTGCAGATGAAGGGCaagaggagctggaggaggtccAGGCTGAGATAAAGAAAAAGGATGAGGAG CTTCAGCGCTATAAGCTAGCCAACGGCGCACCCGACGTGGAAGCAGGGACGGCGACCATGTTACCTCAGAGGAAGTGGCACAGCCTGATCTCACCTATATTCATCCAGGCACTCACCCTCACCTTCCTCGCAGAGTGGGGTGACCGCTCTCAGCTTGCCACTATTGTGCTGGCTGCAAGAGAG GATCCATTTGGAGTAGCAGTTGGAGGAACATTGGGACACTGTCTGTGCACAGGCCTGGCTGTTATCGGCGGGAGGATGGTGGCTCAGAAGATCTCTGTTAGAACCG TTACAATCATTGGTGGAATTGTTTTCCTTGCCTTTGCGTTCTCCGCCCTCTTTATTAAGCCCGATTCTGGATTCTGA
- the LOC113063324 gene encoding circadian locomoter output cycles protein kaput: MTSSIDRDDGSIFDGLMEEDEKDKAKRVSRNKSEKKRRDQFNVLIKELGTMLPGNTRKMDKSTILQKSIDFLRKHKEIAAQSESSEIRQDWKPPFLSNEEFTQLMLEALDGFFLAIMTDGNIIYVSESVTSLLEHLPSDLVDQNLLNFLPLGEHSEVYKALSTQMLDGETLTPDYLKTKNQLEFCCHMLRGTIDPKEPPVYEYVKFIGNFKSLNTVPNSTRNGFEGVIQRSLRPMFEDRVCFIATVRLAKPQFIKEMCSVEEPNEEFTSRHSLEWKFLFLDHRAPPIIGYLPFEVLGTSGYDYYHVDDLETLAKCHEHLMQYGKGKSCYYRFLTKGQQWIWLQTHYYITYHQWNSRPEFIVCTHTVVSYAEVRAEQRRELGIEESPPEISADKSQDSGSESQLNTSSLKEALERFDHSRTPSASSRSSRKSSSHTAVSDPTSTQTKLQTDHGTPPRQSVSAIEMTSQRRSSISSQSMSSQNTGQTMAASLVSQPQQPQQLQPSVQPVLQFSTQMDAMQHLKEQLEQRTRMIEANIQRQQDELRQIQEELQRVQGQNLQMFLQPGGGGLNLGSVQLTQGSSVQPGGSLSMQGAVVPAGGLQSGLQSTHTGTQHTVTQHPQQAPPQQQNLLRDQSSNITPQSQRTSHTLQSPQGALPASLYNTMMISQPAQANVVQISTSLAQNSSPSGAAVATFSQDRQIRFPAAPQLLTKLVTGPMACGAVMVPTTMFMGQVVTAFAPQQGQPQTISITQQPSAQMQEQQAQTQSQTATGTAQQQGQAQLAQQQTQFLQAPRLLHGNQSAQLILQAAFPLQQQGTFAAATQQQQQQQQLQQQQQQLHQQHQQQQQQLQQQHQQQQQQLQQQQQQQQQQLQQQLAAHRSDSMDRSNAPPQ, from the exons ATGACCTCCAGCATAGACCG GGATGACGGCAGCATCTTTGATGGGTTGATGGAAGAAGATGAGAAGGATAAAGCAAAAAG AGTTTCTAGGAACAAGTCGGAGAAGAAGAGGCGAGACCAGTTCAATGTGCTCATCAAGGAACTGGGCACCATGTTGCCGGGCAACACCCGCAAGATGGACAAGTCTACTATCCTGCAGAAGAGCATCGACTTCCTGCGCAAGCACAAAG AAATTGCCGCACAGTCGGAGTCGAGTGAAATCCGTCAGGACTGGAAGCCGCCCTTCCTTAGCAATGAGGAGTTCACACAGCTGATGCTGGAG GCACTAGATGGCTTCTTTTTGGCCATCATGACGGACGGAAACATAATCTACGTGTCAGAAAGTGTCACGTCTTTATTAGAACATCTACCT TCTGATCTTGTAGATCAGAATCTGTTGAATTTCCTTCCACTGGGAGAGCACTCAGAGGTGTATAAAGCCCTGTCCACACAAATGCTGGATGGAGAGACCCTCACCCCAGACTACCTAAAAA CAAAGAACCAGTTAGAGTTCTGTTGCCACATGCTCCGGGGCACGATCGACCCGAAAGAGCCGCCCGTTTATGAGTATGTCAAGTTCATCGGAAACTTTAAGTCCCTCAACACTG TGCCTAACTCAACACGTAACGGCTTTGAGGGAGTGATCCAGCGATCGCTGAGGCCCATGTTTGAAGACAGAGTGTGCTTCATAGCAACTGTGAGGTTAGCCAAGCCTCAATTTATCAAG GAAATGTGTTCTGTGGAGGAGCCCAATGAGGAATTCACCTCCAGACACAGTTTAGAGTGGAAATTCCTCTTCTTGGACCACAG GGCACCCCCCATCATAGGCTACCTACCCTTTGAGGTTCTGGGTACTTCAGGGTACGACTACTATCATGTGGATGACCTGGAGACCCTGGCCAAGTGCCATGAACACT TGATGCAGTATGGTAAGGGGAAGTCATGCTATTACCGTTTCCTGACTAAAGGTCAGCAGTGGATCTGGCTTCAGACTCACTATTATATCACCTACCACCAGTGGAACTCACGGCCGGAGTTCATCGTCTGCACGCACACTGTGGTCAG TTATGCTGAAGTGAGGGCTGAACAGCGCAGGGAGCTGGGCATTGAGGAATCACCTCCTGAGATCTCAGCAGACAAG TCTCAGGACTCCGGCTCTGAGTCCCAGTTGAACACCTCCAGCCTGAAGGAGGCGCTAGAGCGATTCGATCACAGCCGCACACCCTCCGCTTCATCACGGAGCTCCCGAAAGTCCTCCTCACACACCGCCGTCTCGGACCCTACGT cCACACAGACAAAGCTGCAGACAGACCATGGCACACCCCCCCGCCAATCAGTGTCAGCCATTGAGATGACATCACAGCGGAGGTCCTCTATAAGCAGTCAG TCAATGAGTTCTCAGAACACAGGACAGACGATGGCAGCATCTCTTGTGTCTCAGCCTCAGCAGCCTCAACAACTTCAGCCCAGTGTGCAG CCGGTGCTGCAGTTTTCCACGCAGATGGATGCGATGCAGCATCTTAAGGAGCAGCTGGAACAGCGCACACGCATGATTGAGGCCAACATCCAGAGACAACAAGATGAACTGCGGCAAATCCAGGAGGAGCTGCAGAGGGTGCAAGGACAGAACTTACAG ATGTTCTTGCAGCCCGGAGGCGGTGGTCTTAATCTGGGCTCAGTGCAGCTGACGCAGGGATCATCCGTGCAGCCAGGGGGCTCTCTGTCCATGCAGGGGGCGGTGGTGCCGGCAGGAGGCCTGCAAAGTGGCCTGCAATCCACACATACAGGGACACAACACACTGTCACACAGCATCCTCAGCAGGCACCGCCACAACAACAGAACCTTCTCAGAGATCAGAGCTCCAATATAACTCCG CAGTCTCAGAGGACGTCTCACACACTGCAGTCTCCTCAGGGAGCACTGCCTGCATCTTTGTATAATACCATGATGATCTCTCAGCCGGCGCAGGCCAACGTTGTGCAGATCTCCACAAGCCTAGCCCAGAACAGCAGCCCCAGCGGAGCCGCGGTTGCCACCTTCTCACAAGACCGGCAGATACG GTTCCCTGCTGCCCCACAGCTCCTCACTAAGCTAGTGACTGGCCCAATGGCGTGTGGTGCTGTTATGGTGCCTACCACTATGTTCATGGGGCAGGTGGTGACTGCGTTTGCCCCGCAGCAGGGCCAGCCTCAAACAATCAGCATCACCCAGCAGCCGTCTGCGCAGATGCAGGAGCAGCAGGCTCAGACGCAGTCACAGACAGCTACAGGAACTGCCCAGCAGCAAGGACAGGCCCAGCTTGCCCAGCAGCAGACGCAGTTCCTACAG GCCCCTCGGCTTTTACATGGCAACCAATCTGCCCAGCTGATCCTTCAAGCAGCGTTTCCCCTGCAGCAGCAAGGCACCTTTGCAGCTGCAACacagcaacaacagcagcagcagcaactgcaacagcagcagcaacaactgcaTCAGCAGCAtcaacagcaacagcaacagctgcaacagcagcatcaacaacagcagcagcagctgcagcagcaacagcagcaacaacagcagcagctgcaACAGCAACTGGCAGCTCATCGCTCAGACAGCATGGACCGGTCCAACGCACCACCTCAGTAG